The following are from one region of the Bactrocera oleae isolate idBacOlea1 chromosome 6, idBacOlea1, whole genome shotgun sequence genome:
- the Glg1 gene encoding Golgi apparatus protein 1 isoform X1, protein MRLQFALVLLLSAGATLSNSSNSSSSLAQLEHSLIDRPECKELQSLCAHLKQTDNVSVLECVSTFSSSQLEAVPDKCQHALWVQQRTMQTEKWVTDQLIPQHCSAQKQQLTSCGNAVSLWSCIHERAMRMEHSSECRAYILRSIATLFPDFDQLGDFLNVCGSQIEQLECGRLNLERRSMSQIETVQCLQETAADALEAKCKIELSTMEQQRKDLEFFEACGEDWRRLCGQETAGTAAAFKCLVKNKADPTMTRRCNEKIAQRDREIGKDYRLSHGLAKACKDDIKQYHCRRGVSEDKQVRLAQILLCLESVVKNGSLVSTECQSEINDHRRMLMHDFKLSPEILSDCADDIPKFCGDIEKGQVVRGGTVGNTDNGQIIHCLMEHARAKRRKDRRVTAQCQRSLEKLIKAADVGEDWRVDPVLRRACKPVVDVACRDTDAGEARVMSCLMERIGTPVMRPDCEQALMLIQYFVARDFKLDPQLYKHCHDDAIKYCRAKHVWDDVNDIQMDPERGPLILPCLHRIAYSDDENLALRKDCFKEVKRVMRQRAVSVDLIPEVEDECIEDLSIYCFDRTQKGAEMDCLQTNLEKLAPTCKKAVATYTEEEAEHIELNPVIMSVCINAMQTHCEHILKGEKDKGDMMDCLIAHKNDADLRQDLKCRAAIEHFQIISLKNYHFTYKFKTACRPHVTRFCASSTTKNDVVACLSEVMRNDTIRGQRHSIPKECRQQVKAQLYQQRESILLDPKLANACKKELETLCIGEKGPGQVNNNALECLQQNTQRLGSSCHHAIFLVKRSQLSDSGTDYTLINTCKEMTYRFCNNVDSDQLLDCLKTYKDDPLFDQRCHLVVVNRMIEQNTDYRFNPSLQLACGKNIDRYCSHIVATAQPNEELNGLVVQCLKDKFRESRLDYNCTQEMIKVLQEQALNYQLNPLLQNFCKSEIEVLCKANLQNREHGMVEECLKTAFLNHKIINRDCRVEVATLIAEAKADIHVDPILQEACTVDLLRYCSNVQSGNGRKLKCLQVLLKDQSKAMEEDCRMKLQKRIEMFRNADTVLAEPPENMEQLVSQVVSSPAKKFFLIIFMSAVGMIFMMGIFLGRITKRAISTKNK, encoded by the exons ATGCGGCTGCAGTTTGCTTTGGTTTTATTACTTTCAGCCGGCGCCACGCTGTCGAATTCCAGCAATTCGAGCTCGTCGCTAGCACAGCTAGAACATAGTCTCATCGATAGGCCCGAGTGCAAGGAATTACAGTCACTTTGTGCACACCTCAAACAAACGGATAATGTGTCAGTATTGGAGTGTGTTAGCACATTCTCTTCCAGTCAATTGGAAGCTGTGCCTGATAAATGTCAACATGCTTTATGGGTGCAACAACGCACAATGCAGACGGAAAAGTGGGTAACAGATCAGCTAATCCCACAACACTGCAGCGCACAGAAACAACAACTAACATCGTGTGGGAATGCAGTGAGCTTATGGAGCTGTATTCACGAACGTGCAATGCGTATGGAACACAGCAGCGAATGCCGTGCATATATATTGCGTTCCATTGCGACACTGTTTCCAGACTTTGATCAGTTAGGCGATTTTTTGAATGTCTGTGGTTCGCAAATAGAACAATTAGAATGTGGCCGTTTAAACTTGGAGCGCAGAAGTATGTCACAAATTGAAACTGTGCAGTGCTTACAGGAGACAGCTGCTGATGCACTTGAGGCAAAATGTAAAATAGAATTAAGTACAATGGAGCAGCAACGAAAAGATTTGGAATTTTTCGAAGCGTGTGGTGAGGACTGGAGACGCCTATGTGGACAG GAAACTGCTGGTACAGCTGCAGCATTTAAATGTCTTGTTAAAAATAAGGCTGATCCCACAATGACACGCCGCTgtaacgaaaaaattgcacaacgTGATCGTGAAATCGGAAAAGATTATCGGCTTTCACATGGGCTCGCTAAAGCTTGCAAAGACGATATCAAGCAATATCACTGTCGACGTGGGGTATCCGAGGACAAACAAGTCCGTTTAGCACAAATCTTACTTTGTCTTGAATCGGTTGTGAAGAACGGCTCGCTGGTATCCACGGAGTGCCAGTCGGAAATAAATGATCATCGTCGAATGCTGATGCACGATTTTAAATTATCGCCAGAAATTCTAAGCGACTGCGCCGATGATATACCAAAGTTTTGTGGCGATATTGAAAAGGGTCAAGTTGTCAGAGGAGGCACTGTTGGAAACACCGATAACGGTCAAATAATTCACTGTCTCATGGAACATGCACGCGCCAAACGTAGGAAGGATCGCCGCGTTACTGCACAATGTCAACGTTCTCTGGAGAAGCTAATAAAGGCAGCTGACGTAGGCGAGGATTGGCGTGTGGATCCAGTTCTACGACGTGCTTGTAAACCGGTCGTTGATGTGGCCTGCCGCGACACAGACGCTGGCGAGGCACGTGTGATGTCCTGTCTTATGGAACGCATTGGCACGCCAGTAATGAGGCCGGACTGCGAGCAAGCCCTAATGCTGATACAATATTTTGTAGCGCGTGATTTCAAATTGGATCCACAATTATACAAACATTGTCACGACGACGCAATAAAATATTGCCGAGCTAAACACGTATGGGATGACGTAAACGACATTCAAATGGATCCAGAACGTGGGCCACTCATTTTACCTTGCCTACATCGTATTGCGTACAGTGATGATGAAAACTTAGCACTGCGTAAGGACTGCTTCAAAGAGGTAAAACGTGTGATGCGTCAGAGGGCCGTATCTGTAGACCTAATACCTGAAGTTGAAGACGAATGCATTGAGGATTTGTCCATATATTGCTTTGACCGCACACAAAAGGGCGCTGAAATGGATTGCTTGCAAACGAATCTTGAGAAACTCGCACCGACgtgtaaa AAAGCCGTTGCTACTTACACAGAAGAAGAGGCGGAACATATTGAATTGAATCCGGTTATTATGTCCGTGTGCATAAATGCAATGCAAACACATTGTGAGCACATATTGAAGGGCGAAAAGGACAAAGGTGATATGATGGATTGCTTGATCGCGCATAAAAACGATGCTGATCTGCGCCAGGATCTGAAATGTCGTGCTGCCATTGAACATTTTCAAATCATATCGCTGAAAAATTATCAtttcacatacaaatttaaaactGCTTGCCGTCCACACGTCACACGCTTCTGTGCATCAAGCACCACCAAAAATGATGTTGTCGCCTGCCTGAGCGAAGTAATGCGTAATGACACGATACGCGGCCAACGTCATTCAATACCCAAAGAATGTCGCCAACAAGTCAAAGCGCAACTCTATCAACAACGCGAATCCATACTGCTGGACCCAAAGCTAGCAAATGCATGCAAAAAGGAGTTGGAGACTTTATGCATTGGCGAGAAGGGACCTGGTCAGGTGAATAACAAT GCTTTGGAATGTTTGCAACAAAATACCCAACGTCTTGGAAGTTCCTGCCATCACGCCATTTTCTTAGTGAAAAGATCTCAACTCTCCGATAGTGGCACCGATTACACATTGATCAACACATGCAAAGAAATGACTTATAGATTTTGTAATAATGTCGACTCAGACCAATTGCTAGACTGCCTCAAGACATACAAAGATGACCCGCTCTTCGATCAACGTTGTCATTTGGTCGTTGTAAATCGCATGATTGAGCAAAATACCGATTATCGATTCAATCCGTCCTTGCAACTGGCATGTGGCAAGAATATCGACCGCTATTGCTCGCATATTGTGGCTACTGCACAACCAAACGAAGAATTAAACGGCTTG GTTGTTCAATGTTTAAAAGATAAGTTCCGTGAATCGCGTTTGGACTACAACTGCACGCAGGAAATGATTAAAGTGCTACAAGAGCAAGCATTGAACTATCAACTCAATCCACTGCTACAAAATTTCTGCAAATCTGAAATTGAAGTATTGTGCAAGGCTAATCTACAAAACAGGGAACACGGCATGGTCGAAGAGTGTTTGAAAACAGCTTTTCTTAATCACAAGATTATAAATCGCGATTGCCGCGTTGAGGTTGCAACCTTAATAGCGGAAGCCAAGGCGGACATACACGTAGATCCCATACTTCAGGAGGCATGCACCGTAGATCTGTTAAGATACTGTTCAAACGTACAAAGTGGAAATGGAAGAA AATTGAAATGCTTGCAAGTCTTACTGAAAGATCAGTCGAAGGCAATGGAAGAAGATTGTCGCATGAAATTACAGAAACGTATTGAAATGTTCCGCAATGCAGATACT GTACTCGCTGAACCGCCAGAAAATATGGAACAACTGGTTAGTCAAGTTGTTTCCTCACCGGCGAAAAAATTCTTCTTAATCATATTTATGTCTGCTGTGGGCATGATTTTTATGATGGGAATCTTCCTTGGACGCATAACCAAACGCGCAATAagcaccaaaaataaataa
- the Glg1 gene encoding Golgi apparatus protein 1 isoform X2, with translation MRLQFALVLLLSAGATLSNSSNSSSSLAQLEHSLIDRPECKELQSLCAHLKQTDNVSVLECVSTFSSSQLEAVPDKCQHALWVQQRTMQTEKWVTDQLIPQHCSAQKQQLTSCGNAVSLWSCIHERAMRMEHSSECRAYILRSIATLFPDFDQLGDFLNVCGSQIEQLECGRLNLERRSMSQIETVQCLQETAADALEAKCKIELSTMEQQRKDLEFFEACGEDWRRLCGQETAGTAAAFKCLVKNKADPTMTRRCNEKIAQRDREIGKDYRLSHGLAKACKDDIKQYHCRRGVSEDKQVRLAQILLCLESVVKNGSLVSTECQSEINDHRRMLMHDFKLSPEILSDCADDIPKFCGDIEKGQVVRGGTVGNTDNGQIIHCLMEHARAKRRKDRRVTAQCQRSLEKLIKAADVGEDWRVDPVLRRACKPVVDVACRDTDAGEARVMSCLMERIGTPVMRPDCEQALMLIQYFVARDFKLDPQLYKHCHDDAIKYCRAKHVWDDVNDIQMDPERGPLILPCLHRIAYSDDENLALRKDCFKEVKRVMRQRAVSVDLIPEVEDECIEDLSIYCFDRTQKGAEMDCLQTNLEKLAPTCKKAVATYTEEEAEHIELNPVIMSVCINAMQTHCEHILKGEKDKGDMMDCLIAHKNDADLRQDLKCRAAIEHFQIISLKNYHFTYKFKTACRPHVTRFCASSTTKNDVVACLSEVMRNDTIRGQRHSIPKECRQQVKAQLYQQRESILLDPKLANACKKELETLCIGEKGPGQALECLQQNTQRLGSSCHHAIFLVKRSQLSDSGTDYTLINTCKEMTYRFCNNVDSDQLLDCLKTYKDDPLFDQRCHLVVVNRMIEQNTDYRFNPSLQLACGKNIDRYCSHIVATAQPNEELNGLVVQCLKDKFRESRLDYNCTQEMIKVLQEQALNYQLNPLLQNFCKSEIEVLCKANLQNREHGMVEECLKTAFLNHKIINRDCRVEVATLIAEAKADIHVDPILQEACTVDLLRYCSNVQSGNGRKLKCLQVLLKDQSKAMEEDCRMKLQKRIEMFRNADTVLAEPPENMEQLVSQVVSSPAKKFFLIIFMSAVGMIFMMGIFLGRITKRAISTKNK, from the exons ATGCGGCTGCAGTTTGCTTTGGTTTTATTACTTTCAGCCGGCGCCACGCTGTCGAATTCCAGCAATTCGAGCTCGTCGCTAGCACAGCTAGAACATAGTCTCATCGATAGGCCCGAGTGCAAGGAATTACAGTCACTTTGTGCACACCTCAAACAAACGGATAATGTGTCAGTATTGGAGTGTGTTAGCACATTCTCTTCCAGTCAATTGGAAGCTGTGCCTGATAAATGTCAACATGCTTTATGGGTGCAACAACGCACAATGCAGACGGAAAAGTGGGTAACAGATCAGCTAATCCCACAACACTGCAGCGCACAGAAACAACAACTAACATCGTGTGGGAATGCAGTGAGCTTATGGAGCTGTATTCACGAACGTGCAATGCGTATGGAACACAGCAGCGAATGCCGTGCATATATATTGCGTTCCATTGCGACACTGTTTCCAGACTTTGATCAGTTAGGCGATTTTTTGAATGTCTGTGGTTCGCAAATAGAACAATTAGAATGTGGCCGTTTAAACTTGGAGCGCAGAAGTATGTCACAAATTGAAACTGTGCAGTGCTTACAGGAGACAGCTGCTGATGCACTTGAGGCAAAATGTAAAATAGAATTAAGTACAATGGAGCAGCAACGAAAAGATTTGGAATTTTTCGAAGCGTGTGGTGAGGACTGGAGACGCCTATGTGGACAG GAAACTGCTGGTACAGCTGCAGCATTTAAATGTCTTGTTAAAAATAAGGCTGATCCCACAATGACACGCCGCTgtaacgaaaaaattgcacaacgTGATCGTGAAATCGGAAAAGATTATCGGCTTTCACATGGGCTCGCTAAAGCTTGCAAAGACGATATCAAGCAATATCACTGTCGACGTGGGGTATCCGAGGACAAACAAGTCCGTTTAGCACAAATCTTACTTTGTCTTGAATCGGTTGTGAAGAACGGCTCGCTGGTATCCACGGAGTGCCAGTCGGAAATAAATGATCATCGTCGAATGCTGATGCACGATTTTAAATTATCGCCAGAAATTCTAAGCGACTGCGCCGATGATATACCAAAGTTTTGTGGCGATATTGAAAAGGGTCAAGTTGTCAGAGGAGGCACTGTTGGAAACACCGATAACGGTCAAATAATTCACTGTCTCATGGAACATGCACGCGCCAAACGTAGGAAGGATCGCCGCGTTACTGCACAATGTCAACGTTCTCTGGAGAAGCTAATAAAGGCAGCTGACGTAGGCGAGGATTGGCGTGTGGATCCAGTTCTACGACGTGCTTGTAAACCGGTCGTTGATGTGGCCTGCCGCGACACAGACGCTGGCGAGGCACGTGTGATGTCCTGTCTTATGGAACGCATTGGCACGCCAGTAATGAGGCCGGACTGCGAGCAAGCCCTAATGCTGATACAATATTTTGTAGCGCGTGATTTCAAATTGGATCCACAATTATACAAACATTGTCACGACGACGCAATAAAATATTGCCGAGCTAAACACGTATGGGATGACGTAAACGACATTCAAATGGATCCAGAACGTGGGCCACTCATTTTACCTTGCCTACATCGTATTGCGTACAGTGATGATGAAAACTTAGCACTGCGTAAGGACTGCTTCAAAGAGGTAAAACGTGTGATGCGTCAGAGGGCCGTATCTGTAGACCTAATACCTGAAGTTGAAGACGAATGCATTGAGGATTTGTCCATATATTGCTTTGACCGCACACAAAAGGGCGCTGAAATGGATTGCTTGCAAACGAATCTTGAGAAACTCGCACCGACgtgtaaa AAAGCCGTTGCTACTTACACAGAAGAAGAGGCGGAACATATTGAATTGAATCCGGTTATTATGTCCGTGTGCATAAATGCAATGCAAACACATTGTGAGCACATATTGAAGGGCGAAAAGGACAAAGGTGATATGATGGATTGCTTGATCGCGCATAAAAACGATGCTGATCTGCGCCAGGATCTGAAATGTCGTGCTGCCATTGAACATTTTCAAATCATATCGCTGAAAAATTATCAtttcacatacaaatttaaaactGCTTGCCGTCCACACGTCACACGCTTCTGTGCATCAAGCACCACCAAAAATGATGTTGTCGCCTGCCTGAGCGAAGTAATGCGTAATGACACGATACGCGGCCAACGTCATTCAATACCCAAAGAATGTCGCCAACAAGTCAAAGCGCAACTCTATCAACAACGCGAATCCATACTGCTGGACCCAAAGCTAGCAAATGCATGCAAAAAGGAGTTGGAGACTTTATGCATTGGCGAGAAGGGACCTGGTCAG GCTTTGGAATGTTTGCAACAAAATACCCAACGTCTTGGAAGTTCCTGCCATCACGCCATTTTCTTAGTGAAAAGATCTCAACTCTCCGATAGTGGCACCGATTACACATTGATCAACACATGCAAAGAAATGACTTATAGATTTTGTAATAATGTCGACTCAGACCAATTGCTAGACTGCCTCAAGACATACAAAGATGACCCGCTCTTCGATCAACGTTGTCATTTGGTCGTTGTAAATCGCATGATTGAGCAAAATACCGATTATCGATTCAATCCGTCCTTGCAACTGGCATGTGGCAAGAATATCGACCGCTATTGCTCGCATATTGTGGCTACTGCACAACCAAACGAAGAATTAAACGGCTTG GTTGTTCAATGTTTAAAAGATAAGTTCCGTGAATCGCGTTTGGACTACAACTGCACGCAGGAAATGATTAAAGTGCTACAAGAGCAAGCATTGAACTATCAACTCAATCCACTGCTACAAAATTTCTGCAAATCTGAAATTGAAGTATTGTGCAAGGCTAATCTACAAAACAGGGAACACGGCATGGTCGAAGAGTGTTTGAAAACAGCTTTTCTTAATCACAAGATTATAAATCGCGATTGCCGCGTTGAGGTTGCAACCTTAATAGCGGAAGCCAAGGCGGACATACACGTAGATCCCATACTTCAGGAGGCATGCACCGTAGATCTGTTAAGATACTGTTCAAACGTACAAAGTGGAAATGGAAGAA AATTGAAATGCTTGCAAGTCTTACTGAAAGATCAGTCGAAGGCAATGGAAGAAGATTGTCGCATGAAATTACAGAAACGTATTGAAATGTTCCGCAATGCAGATACT GTACTCGCTGAACCGCCAGAAAATATGGAACAACTGGTTAGTCAAGTTGTTTCCTCACCGGCGAAAAAATTCTTCTTAATCATATTTATGTCTGCTGTGGGCATGATTTTTATGATGGGAATCTTCCTTGGACGCATAACCAAACGCGCAATAagcaccaaaaataaataa
- the LOC106626351 gene encoding glutactin yields the protein MASITGLLSILYLVLIPVSCSYGPENIISPDVRVNLSGQGVVIGNTNTTSWTGQTYMQFRGIPYAESPSGELRFKPPVPRKPWSTPLQANDYGRICPQLFAYNRLPPDKLKGDLEDCLTLNIFTKKLNAKQPVMFYVHGGSLQVGFASDYSPDYLLEKDIVLVVIQYRLGILGFSGTKTPVMSGNFGLMDTMLALHWVQDHIAAFGGDNSKVTVFGESSGGELGGALLISPKTPSSFFHRLIIQSGSIVDKLSTNVEPLAQVTRVCRALKCEDCERIDRAQQCLKRAPVIDILKAAESERYGLIIGDHYGTIPVHPVRLIEQTDKSVPIMTGFTKHDGSIVLSFFYDDFKVSHPNLNTVTVGDFATGLMNWLNDTTGLTNNAMTRLLFPANLWHSSDHRRALPAYFDLANILYFKSVMLGFTNKLFEKAVHPPIYFYTFDYAGEKTNFGFDLGNAQYPFNGGVHHSDELIYVFAMKPPLNAKDTEVAKKMVDLWVSFAMTGVPQVPDGPLISPMNSKRGPYFHIDKEIKVDDDILKEFTATIDDPNNKNLDRPSKIW from the exons ATGGCTTCCATTACCGGTCTTCTCAGCATACTCTATTTGGTGCTTATACCTGTCAGTTGTTCTTATGGTCCAGAGAATATAATATCGCCTGATGTTCGAGTGAATTTATCTGGTCAAGGTGTAGTGATCGGCAATACCAACACTACATCATGGACTGGTCAAACTTATATGCAATTCCGTGGAATACCCTATGCAGAGTCACCAAGTGGAGAACTTAGATTTAAG CCACCGGTACCTCGGAAACCATGGTCAACGCCACTTCAAGCCAACGACTACGGCCGCATTTGCCCACAATTGTTTGCATACAACCGTTTGCCACCTGATAAACTGAAGGGTGATCTAGAAGACTGTCTCACTTTAAACATCTTTACTAAAAAG TTAAATGCCAAGCAACCGGTGATGTTCTACGTGCATGGCGGTAGCTTACAAGTGGGTTTTGCTAGCGATTACTCGCCCGATTACTTGCTCGAAAAGGATATTGTGCTTGTAGTGATTCAATATCGTCTAGGTATACTTGGATTTTCTGGCACAAAAACACCGGTTATGTCTGGTAATTTCGGTTTAATGGATACAATGTTGGCACTTCACTGGGTGCAGGATCATATTGCCGCATTTGGTGGTGACAACTCAAAAGTTACTGTTTTCGGTGAGAGCTCAGGCGGTGAATTAGGCGGCGCATTACTGATCAGTCCTAAAACACCATCGTCGTTTTTCCATCGCCTCATTATACAATCGGGTTCAATCGTGGATAAACTATCTACAAATGTGGAGCCACTCGCTCAAGTGACACGTGTTTGTCGCGCTTTGAAGTGTGAGGATTGCGAACGTATTGATCGCGCCCAACAGTGCTTGAAACGCGCGCCCGTTATAGACATACTTAAGGCGGCGGAAAGC gaACGATATGGTTTGATTATCGGCGATCATTATGGGACAATTCCAGTGCACCCGGTCAGACTTATTGAGCAAACAGATAAGAGTGTGCCTATAATGACCGGCTTTACTAAACACGATGGCTCGATTGTGTTAAGCT TCTTTTACGATGATTTCAAAGTGTCTCATCCCAATCTGAACACTGTCACTGTGGGAGATTTCGCTACTGGCTTGATGAATTGGCTGAACGATACAACCGGCTTGACTAATAATGCTATGACGCGCTTATTATTCCCTGCGAATCTATGGCACAGTTCCGATCATAGACGCGCTCTACCCGCCTACTTCGAT CTCgccaacatactttattttaaatctGTAATGTTGGGCTTCACGAACAAATTATTCGAAAAAGCCGTACACCCGCCCATCTACTTCTACACCTTTGACTATGCCGGTGAGAAGACGAATTTCGGTTTCGATTTGGGCAACGCACAGTATCCCTTTAACGGCGGGGTACATCATAGTGATGAgctgatttatgtatttgcaaTGAAGCCACCGTTGAATGCGAAGGATACTGAGGTTGCAAAGAAGATGGTGGACCTTTGGGTGTCCTTTGCTATGACTGGCGTGCCGCAGGTGCCTGATGGACCGCTGATTTCGCCTATGAACT CTAAACGTGGTCCTTACTTCCATATCgataaagaaataaaagtgGACGATGATATTTTGAAGGAATTCACCGCAACCATTGATGATCCGAATAATAAAAATCTAGATCGCCCCAGTAAAATCTGGTAG
- the LOC106622680 gene encoding glutactin-like: protein MASITGLLSIIYLVLIPVSCSNDPENIISPDVRVNLSGQGVVIGNTNTTSWTGQTYMQFRGIPYAESPSGELRFKPPVPRKPWSTPLQANDYGRICPQLFEYNRLSPDKLKGDLEDCLTLNIFTKKLNAKQPVMFHMHGGRLQDGFASDYRADYLLEKDIVLVVTQYRLGILGFSGTKSPDMSGNFGLMDTMLALHWVQDHIAAFGGDNSKVTVFGESSGGKLGGALLISPKTPPSSFHRLITQSGSIVDERSTNMEPLAQVTRVCHALKCEDCERIDRAQQCLKRAPVMDILKASESERYGLIIGDHYGTMPVHPVILIEQTNKNVPIMAGFTKHDGSIALGFFYDDFKVSHPNLNTVTVGDFATGLMHRKNDTTALINNNVMTRLLFPANLWHSSDHRRALPAYFDLANILYFKSATVGFTNKLFEKAVYPPIYFYTFDYAGEKTKFGLDMGNAQYPFNGGVHHSDELIYLFAMKPPLNAKDTEVAKKMVDLWVSFAMTGVPQVPDGPLISPMNSKRGPYFHIDKEIKVDDDILKEFTATIDDPNNKNLDRPSKIW from the exons ATGGCTTCCATTACCGGTCTTCTCAGTATAATCTATTTGGTGCTTATTCCTGTCAGTTGTTCTAATGATCCAGAGAATATAATATCGCCTGATGTTCGAGTGAATTTATCTGGTCAAGGTGTAGTGATCGGCAATACCAACACTACATCATGGACTGGTCAAACTTATATGCAATTCCGTGGAATACCCTATGCAGAGTCACCAAGTGGAGAACTTAGATTTAAG CCACCGGTACCTCGGAAACCATGGTCAACGCCACTTCAAGCCAACGACTACGGCCGCATTTGCCCACAATTGTTTGAATACAACCGTTTGTCACCTGATAAACTGAAGGGTGATCTAGAGGACTGTCTCACTTTAAACATCTTTACTAAAAAG TTAAATGCCAAGCAACCGGTGATGTTCCACATGCATGGCGGTAGGTTACAAGATGGTTTTGCTAGCGACTACCGGGCCGATTACTTGCTCGAAAAGGATATTGTGCTTGTAGTGACTCAATATCGTCTAGGTATACTTGGATTTTCTGGCACAAAATCACCGGATATGTCTGGTAATTTCGGTTTAATGGATACAATGTTGGCACTTCACTGGGTGCAGGATCATATTGCCGCATTTGGTGGTGACAACTCAAAAGTTACTGTTTTCGGTGAGAGCTCAGGCGGTAAATTAGGCGGCGCATTACTGATCAGTCCTAAAACACCACCGTCGTCTTTCCATCGCCTCATTACACAATCGGGTTCAATTGTAGATGAGCGATCTACAAATATGGAGCCACTCGCTCAAGTGACACGTGTTTGTCACGCTTTGAAGTGTGAGGATTGCGAACGTATTGATCGCGCACAACAGTGCTTGAAACGCGCGCCCGTTATGGACATACTTAAGGCGTCGGAAAGC gaACGATATGGTTTGATTATCGGCGATCATTATGGGACAATGCCAGTGCACCCGGTCATACTTATTGAGCAAACAAATAAGAATGTGCCCATAATGGCTGGCTTTACTAAACACGATGGCTCGATTGCATTAGGCT TCTTTTACGATGATTTCAAAGTGTCTCATCCCAATCTGAACACTGTCACTGTGGGAGATTTCGCTACTGGCTTGATGCATCGGAAGAACGATACAACCGCCTtgattaataataatgttatgaCGCGCTTATTATTCCCAGCGAATCTATGGCACAGTTCCGATCATAGACGCGCTCTACCCGCCTACTTCGAT CTCgccaacatactttattttaaatctGCTACGGTTGGCTTCACGAACAAATTATTCGAAAAAGCCGTATACCCGCCCATCTACTTCTACACCTTTGACTATGCCGGTGAGAAGACGAAATTCGGTTTGGATATGGGCAACGCACAGTATCCCTTTAACGGCGGGGTACATCATAGTGATGAGCTGATTTATCTATTCGCAATGAAGCCACCGTTGAATGCGAAGGATACTGAGGTTGCAAAGAAGATGGTGGACCTTTGGGTGTCCTTTGCTATGACTGGCGTGCCGCAGGTGCCTGATGGACCGCTGATTTCGCCTATGAACT CTAAACGTGGTCCTTACTTCCATATCgataaagaaataaaagtgGACGATGATATTTTGAAGGAATTCACCGCAACCATTGATGATCCGAATAATAAAAATCTAGATCGCCCCAGTAAAATCTGGTAG